The Megalops cyprinoides isolate fMegCyp1 chromosome 9, fMegCyp1.pri, whole genome shotgun sequence genome has a window encoding:
- the LOC118782627 gene encoding 4F2 cell-surface antigen heavy chain, translating to MPLKVDGDPGYGSVAGGPGPALSGSLGGSETVPLLIPEAEPEQRTSWGPLTKEELELAAGGPWWRKLRSRLVLLFWLGWLAMLCTAIALIVQSPRPIAPPLQWWQKALFYRLQPALLLDSESGGVGGIDGVRDRLPYLQTLGVGAIILEDMFPQDLPPSGLMQLNTTLGTLTQFQQLVTEGQSAGVRILMDLCHLRLLDSTEQPGLVQKALQFWLEQGVAGFGICDTDVAYSEEILLEWRTLVKEFYKEDDERIVVVRQMGQAAPPHNDSSSASSLVELVTRSLLPSSPHPLSVQEVATTVETVLVMPQGKWPSWTVGGVVSWELQRILMVLTMTLPGTPVINYGDEISQSQVSKLRSVLGLFHSLSHTRSREEALLFGNFTHLPFNTSLDVFTNSSSATSPSPPLLAFLRSWGCVHFLVLLNLGPEPRPLDPGWAPSLPEGGVYVTSTGLDRVGSLSLETLTLQPQEAIVIKLFEAGSYS from the exons ATGCCACTGAAAGTGGATGGTGACCCAGGCTACGGAAGTGTGGCAGGCGGGCCAGGGCCCGCCCTCTCAGGAAGCCTGGGGGGCTCTGAGACGGTGCCCCTCCTTATTCCGGAAGCGGAGCCCGAACAGCGCACCAGCTGGGGGCCCCTGACCaaagaggagctggagctggcgGCCGGTGGCCCCTGGTGGAGGAAGCTGCGCTCCCGCCTGGTGCTGCTGTTCTGGCTGGGCTGGCTCGCCATGCTGTGCACTGCCATCGCCCTCATCGTCCAGAGCCCCCGCCCCATTGCGCCTCCCCTGCAGTGGTGGCAGAAGGCGCTCTTCTACCGGCTACAGCCGGCCCTGCTGCTAGACTCTGAGAGCGGTGGGGTTGGGGGCATCGACG GAGTTCGTGATCGCCTGCCTTACCTGCAGACCCTGGGGGTGGGAGCCATCATCCTGGAGGACATGTTCCCCCAGGACCTCCCCCCATCCGGTCTCATGCAGCTCAATACCACCCTGGGCACATTGACCCAGTTCCAGCAGCTGGTCACTGAGGGCCAGAGTGCAG GGGTGAGAATCCTAATGGACCTTTGCCACTTACGTCTATTAGATTCCACAGAACAACCTGGATTGGTACAG AAAGCATTGCAGTTTTGGCTGGAACAGGGAGTGGCAGGATTTGGAATATGTGACACTGATGTGGCTTATTCTGAAGAG ATTTTGCTGGAATGGAGAACGCTGGTGAAAGAGTTCTACAAAGAGGATGATGAAAG GATTGTGGTGGTGAGACAGATGGGCCAGGCTGCACCACCACACAATGACTCCAGTTCTGCAAGCTCACTGGTGGAGTTAGTCACAAGGTCCCTCCTGCCCTCCTCACCGCATCCACTGTCTGTACAGGAAGTTGCCACCACTGTGGAGACGGTTTTGGTGATGCCACAGGGAAAGTGGCCGAGCTGGACA GTAGGAGGGGTAGTTTCATGGGAACTACAGAGAATACTTATGGTACTGACAATGACATTGCCTGGAACACCAGTCATTAACTATGGTGATGagatcagccaatcacaggttAGTAAGCT GCGCTCAGTGTTGGGGCTTTTCCACTCCCTTAGCCACACCCGTTCCCGGGAGGAGGCCCTCCTTTTCGGCAACTTCACCCATCTCCCCTTCAACACCTCCCTCGATGTCTTCACCAATTCCTCCTCTGcgacctctccctctccacctctcctggCTTTCCTGCGCTCGTGGGGCTGTGTGCACTTCCTGGTTTTACTCAATCTGGGCCCTGAGCCCAGGCCCCTGGACCCCGGCTGGGCCCCCAGCCTCCCTGAGGGTGGCGTGTACGTGACCAGCACAGGGCTCGACCGTGTGGGCTCACTCTCTCTGGAAACGCTGACGCTCCAGCCGCAGGAGGCCATTGTAATTAAACTGTTTGAGGCTGGCAGCTACTCATAG